The following proteins are encoded in a genomic region of Paenibacillus sp. FSL H3-0469:
- a CDS encoding glycosyltransferase, whose translation MRKKRVLLFSEGFGTGHTGAAYALAEGIRLLNPDVQCRVFELGKFLNPTVAPWILSAYRKTVSSQPKLVGMMYKTQYHKSLNRLTKLALHRIFYTHASQVIEQLRPDLIICTHPIPAAVISRLKRQGLDVPFYTLITDYDAHGSWVNAEANRYLVSTSRVKSILTGRGVPSELVTVTGIPVHPKFWESQGKTKLRKELGLADIPTALIMGGGWGLMFGKDIMNSLTARINEIQLIFCMGSNDKAIAKMQANPLLNHPNVRILGYSSEINKLMDASDLLITKPGGMTCTEGQAKGIPMLFYNAIPGQEEKNSQYFVELGLAEMLDPGVVDKWFSMLLSEYAGFGGPKKRKSSPDLQQPQHCATTILKMLGKPAAEAVFSEAWSAPPPKVRGEEAVYVTP comes from the coding sequence ATGCGAAAGAAAAGAGTACTGCTGTTTTCGGAAGGCTTCGGCACGGGCCATACAGGGGCAGCCTATGCTCTGGCTGAAGGAATACGACTGCTGAACCCTGATGTTCAGTGCCGGGTCTTCGAGCTCGGAAAATTCCTGAATCCTACGGTCGCTCCTTGGATTCTTTCCGCTTACCGCAAAACTGTCAGCAGCCAGCCGAAGCTGGTCGGCATGATGTATAAGACCCAATATCATAAATCACTGAACCGGTTGACTAAGCTGGCCCTTCACCGGATTTTTTATACCCATGCCTCTCAGGTCATTGAGCAGCTGCGGCCGGATCTGATTATCTGTACTCATCCGATTCCTGCTGCGGTCATCTCCAGACTCAAGCGCCAGGGTCTTGATGTGCCGTTCTATACGCTGATTACAGATTATGATGCCCACGGCAGCTGGGTGAATGCGGAAGCCAACCGGTATCTGGTATCGACCTCCAGGGTCAAATCCATTCTTACGGGACGCGGCGTACCCTCCGAGCTGGTAACGGTGACCGGGATTCCCGTGCATCCGAAGTTCTGGGAGTCCCAGGGTAAGACCAAGCTGCGGAAGGAGCTGGGGCTCGCTGACATCCCGACTGCGCTTATTATGGGCGGCGGCTGGGGCCTGATGTTCGGCAAGGATATTATGAACTCGCTCACTGCCCGGATCAATGAGATCCAGCTTATCTTCTGTATGGGCAGCAACGACAAGGCTATAGCCAAAATGCAGGCCAACCCCCTGCTCAACCATCCCAACGTAAGGATTCTTGGGTACAGCAGCGAGATCAACAAGCTGATGGATGCCTCGGATCTGCTGATCACGAAGCCCGGCGGAATGACCTGCACGGAAGGCCAGGCCAAAGGTATTCCCATGCTGTTCTATAACGCCATCCCCGGCCAGGAAGAGAAGAACAGCCAGTATTTCGTCGAGCTGGGGCTCGCCGAGATGCTTGATCCGGGCGTCGTGGACAAATGGTTCTCCATGCTCCTGAGCGAATATGCCGGATTCGGAGGACCGAAGAAGCGCAAAAGCTCTCCGGACCTCCAGCAGCCGCAGCACTGCGCCACCACCATTCTTAAGA
- a CDS encoding TetR/AcrR family transcriptional regulator, which produces MAVVDRRQQVLQAATKSFSLFGYKATTMDQVAKIANVGKGTIYTFFTNKEQLFDEILRDVIIEMKMIAEREIRRDKPFFDNLHRVLDALLEFRSEHELFIKLSQESLDFGTPQAGEGLDKIESVVLEYLEREVEQAIRQGEIKPCDPQIVSVVMFRLYIALTAELSKVHVPLTKEQIKHYFHLFLAEGLSQ; this is translated from the coding sequence ATGGCTGTGGTAGATCGAAGGCAGCAGGTGCTTCAGGCGGCGACGAAGTCTTTTTCATTATTCGGGTATAAGGCAACAACGATGGATCAGGTCGCCAAGATTGCCAATGTCGGCAAAGGGACGATTTACACCTTTTTTACGAACAAGGAACAGTTATTTGATGAAATCCTGCGGGACGTCATCATCGAGATGAAAATGATCGCCGAGCGGGAGATTAGGCGTGATAAGCCGTTTTTTGATAATCTGCACCGTGTGCTGGATGCCCTGCTGGAATTTCGAAGCGAACACGAGCTATTCATCAAGCTGTCCCAGGAGAGTCTGGACTTCGGAACGCCGCAGGCTGGTGAAGGGCTCGACAAGATCGAGAGTGTGGTGCTTGAATATCTGGAACGGGAGGTGGAGCAGGCCATTCGTCAAGGGGAAATCAAACCCTGCGATCCCCAGATTGTGTCGGTGGTAATGTTCAGGCTATATATCGCGCTTACTGCTGAACTGAGCAAGGTACATGTGCCGTTGACCAAAGAACAGATCAAGCATTATTTTCATCTGTTTTTGGCAGAGGGGCTGTCACAGTAG
- a CDS encoding YhgE/Pip domain-containing protein, whose translation MKSLSVFMKDLGAVFKNPKMRISMFAILFIPVLYSGLFLKAFWDPYGKMNELPVAVVNQDKGADYEGTKLTAGADLVTELKKTDGFKWNFVSREQAEAGLADNTYYMAIVVPEDFSAKATTLLDADPQPAKIIYEPNEGYNFLAGQIGGTAVKDMKSKVSAKITEAYTSSVFDKITTIANGLGEAGDGATKIADGATKLDDGALKLKDNLVVLTEGTGKLLDGVAPLTQGVSDLNNGAAALKTGTSTLAGGLQQLSAAHKQLQDGVTQSAAGSKQLNAGLQKTAAGTASLQAGTQSAVVGTEKLQTGTKAVVDGSEKLAAGLSSSAEGSAKLEAGLTASKDGSAKTAAGAKAVADGLQALAKSNPTLAASPEVQKLLAASAAVAAGTEQLDQGQQQLLNGAAALNSGQEQLLQGAKQLHSGSQQLDAGVGQLHDGAQKLYAGSSQLLDGQNQLAAGAAALENGGAKLTAGMKQFGAKLDEAAAGGVKLADGGKALEAGTTKLLAGAGKLGSGLSSVADGSKKLSDGAGQLKDGLDELKTGSGELASKLGDAAAQTKSVNKTDGLVSMFAQPVQIEEVKVNKVPNYGTGFAPYFLSLGLFVGALICTIVIPMRDSEVIGASRFNRFMSRTLTFSMMSVLQALLAVLIVLYGLGLEVQNVPLFYAFSFITSLAFMWMIQAIVTWLDQPGRFVVILILIFQLTTSAGTFPLELIPNWMKFFNPLLPMTYSVKGFKAVISTGDFGSMWADAGTLGAYGIIFLALTFTYFMTRDRGNEAVLKSEQVLTV comes from the coding sequence ATGAAATCTTTATCCGTGTTTATGAAGGATCTTGGCGCGGTATTCAAGAATCCCAAGATGCGTATTTCCATGTTCGCCATTCTATTTATTCCTGTTCTGTACAGCGGATTGTTCCTGAAAGCATTCTGGGACCCTTACGGTAAAATGAACGAGCTTCCGGTAGCGGTTGTCAACCAGGATAAGGGTGCTGATTATGAAGGCACCAAGCTGACCGCCGGAGCAGATCTGGTCACGGAGCTGAAGAAGACGGACGGGTTCAAGTGGAATTTCGTCAGCCGGGAGCAGGCGGAAGCCGGGCTTGCGGACAATACCTATTATATGGCGATTGTGGTTCCGGAAGACTTCTCGGCTAAGGCCACTACACTGCTGGATGCAGATCCGCAGCCGGCCAAGATCATCTACGAGCCGAATGAAGGCTATAACTTCCTGGCAGGCCAGATTGGCGGCACAGCAGTGAAGGATATGAAGAGCAAGGTATCCGCCAAGATTACGGAAGCTTATACCAGTTCTGTGTTTGATAAAATCACCACCATCGCAAACGGTCTGGGCGAAGCCGGAGACGGTGCGACCAAAATCGCAGACGGCGCCACTAAGCTCGATGACGGCGCTCTGAAGCTGAAGGACAATCTGGTTGTCCTGACCGAAGGCACCGGCAAGCTGCTGGATGGTGTAGCGCCGCTTACCCAGGGCGTGAGTGATCTCAATAACGGAGCAGCCGCACTCAAAACCGGCACGAGCACGCTGGCCGGAGGTCTGCAGCAGTTATCCGCAGCACATAAGCAGCTGCAGGATGGTGTGACGCAGTCGGCAGCGGGCAGCAAGCAGCTGAATGCCGGGCTGCAGAAGACGGCAGCCGGAACGGCTTCGCTACAGGCCGGAACCCAGTCGGCTGTAGTCGGTACCGAGAAGCTGCAGACAGGTACGAAGGCGGTTGTAGACGGCAGCGAGAAGCTTGCGGCCGGATTATCTTCCTCCGCCGAGGGCAGTGCTAAGCTTGAAGCCGGACTTACGGCTTCGAAGGACGGAAGTGCCAAGACAGCAGCCGGAGCCAAGGCTGTAGCTGATGGTCTGCAGGCGCTGGCGAAGTCGAATCCGACGCTTGCAGCAAGCCCTGAGGTGCAGAAGCTGCTGGCAGCAAGCGCAGCAGTAGCTGCGGGCACGGAGCAGCTGGACCAGGGTCAACAGCAGCTCCTGAACGGAGCTGCGGCCTTGAACAGCGGCCAAGAGCAGCTGTTGCAGGGAGCAAAGCAGCTGCACAGCGGTTCACAGCAGCTGGATGCAGGTGTAGGCCAGCTGCATGACGGAGCGCAGAAGCTCTACGCAGGCAGTTCGCAGCTGCTGGATGGCCAGAATCAGCTGGCAGCCGGAGCAGCTGCACTGGAGAACGGCGGCGCGAAGCTGACCGCAGGCATGAAGCAGTTCGGCGCGAAGCTGGACGAAGCTGCTGCGGGCGGCGTGAAGCTGGCTGACGGCGGCAAGGCGCTTGAAGCCGGCACCACGAAGCTGCTGGCTGGCGCAGGCAAGCTTGGTAGCGGCCTTAGCTCGGTAGCCGATGGCTCGAAGAAGCTGAGTGACGGAGCAGGGCAGCTGAAGGATGGCCTCGATGAGCTGAAGACAGGCTCCGGTGAGCTGGCAAGCAAACTGGGCGATGCGGCAGCGCAGACCAAATCGGTGAACAAGACCGACGGGCTGGTATCCATGTTCGCCCAGCCGGTACAGATCGAAGAAGTGAAAGTTAACAAGGTGCCTAACTACGGTACAGGATTCGCTCCTTACTTCCTGTCCCTCGGATTGTTCGTAGGTGCTCTGATCTGTACGATTGTTATCCCTATGCGTGATTCCGAAGTCATTGGAGCCAGCCGGTTCAACCGGTTCATGAGCCGTACCCTTACGTTCTCCATGATGAGTGTGCTTCAGGCACTGCTGGCTGTCCTGATTGTCTTGTATGGTCTCGGACTTGAAGTACAGAATGTACCCTTGTTCTACGCCTTCTCTTTCATTACCAGCCTGGCCTTCATGTGGATGATTCAAGCGATTGTTACTTGGCTGGATCAGCCGGGCCGCTTCGTAGTCATTCTGATTCTGATCTTCCAGTTGACTACAAGCGCAGGAACCTTCCCGCTGGAGCTGATTCCTAACTGGATGAAGTTCTTTAATCCGCTGCTGCCGATGACTTACAGTGTCAAAGGCTTCAAGGCAGTAATCTCTACTGGAGACTTCGGATCCATGTGGGCCGATGCAGGAACGCTTGGCGCTTATGGAATAATCTTCCT